Proteins encoded in a region of the Streptomyces sp. NBC_00258 genome:
- a CDS encoding ANTAR domain-containing response regulator: MTAPESPQPVDAPDDDKSHVPPLTTRVVIAEDEALIRLDLKEMLEEEGYTVVGEAGDGEQAVELAREHRPDLVILDVKMPKLDGISAAEKIAEESIAPVLMLTAFSQRDLVERARDAGAMAYLVKPFSKSDVVPAIEMAVSRFTELKALEKEIEDLTTRLETRKLVDRAKSVLQTEYGLSEPAAFRWIQKTSMDRRMSMQQVAEAVIQDADEKKAAKG; this comes from the coding sequence GTGACCGCCCCCGAGTCGCCCCAGCCCGTAGACGCGCCCGACGACGACAAGTCGCACGTGCCTCCGCTGACGACCCGTGTCGTCATCGCCGAGGACGAGGCGTTGATCCGTCTCGACCTCAAGGAGATGCTCGAAGAAGAGGGGTACACGGTCGTAGGCGAGGCCGGTGACGGTGAGCAGGCCGTCGAGCTCGCCCGGGAGCACCGCCCCGACCTCGTGATCCTCGATGTGAAGATGCCGAAGCTGGATGGCATCTCGGCCGCGGAGAAGATCGCCGAGGAGTCCATCGCCCCGGTGCTGATGCTCACCGCGTTCTCACAGCGCGACCTCGTCGAGCGTGCCCGCGACGCCGGTGCGATGGCGTATCTGGTGAAGCCGTTCAGCAAGAGCGATGTCGTTCCGGCGATCGAGATGGCTGTCTCCCGCTTCACGGAGTTGAAGGCGCTGGAGAAGGAGATCGAGGATCTCACGACGCGTCTGGAGACCCGGAAGCTCGTCGACCGTGCGAAGTCCGTGCTGCAGACGGAGTACGGCCTGTCGGAGCCGGCCGCGTTCCGTTGGATTCAGAAGACGTCGATGGATCGTCGTATGTCGATGCAGCAGGTCGCGGAGGCGGTCATTCAGGACGCCGACGAGAAGAAGGCCGCGAAGGGTTGA
- a CDS encoding ABC transporter ATP-binding protein — MTALLEVEDLRVAYGKIEAVKGISFKVDAGQVVTLIGTNGAGKTTTLRTLSGLLKPVGGQIKFQGKSLKKTPAHQIVSLGLAHSPEGRHIFPRMTIEDNLRLGAFLRTDKAGIDKDIQRAYDLFPILGERRKQAAGTLSGGEQQMLAMGRALMSQPKLLMLDEPSMGLSPIMMQKIMATISELKSQGTTILLVEQNAQAALSLADQGHVMEVGSIVLSGSGQDLLHDESVRKAYLGED; from the coding sequence ATGACCGCACTGCTCGAAGTCGAGGACCTCCGAGTCGCCTACGGCAAGATCGAAGCCGTCAAGGGCATCTCCTTCAAGGTCGACGCCGGCCAGGTCGTCACCCTCATCGGCACCAACGGCGCCGGCAAGACCACCACCCTGCGCACCCTCTCCGGCCTCCTCAAGCCCGTCGGCGGCCAGATCAAGTTCCAGGGCAAGTCACTGAAGAAGACCCCCGCCCACCAGATCGTCTCCCTCGGGCTCGCGCACTCCCCCGAGGGGCGGCACATCTTCCCCCGCATGACGATCGAGGACAACCTCCGCCTCGGAGCCTTCCTGCGCACCGACAAGGCAGGCATCGACAAGGACATCCAGCGCGCCTACGACCTCTTCCCCATCCTCGGGGAGCGCAGGAAGCAGGCCGCGGGAACCCTCTCCGGCGGCGAGCAGCAGATGCTCGCCATGGGCCGGGCCCTGATGTCCCAGCCCAAGCTGCTCATGCTCGACGAACCCTCCATGGGCCTCTCGCCGATCATGATGCAGAAGATCATGGCCACGATCTCCGAACTCAAGTCCCAGGGCACCACCATCCTGCTCGTCGAGCAGAACGCCCAGGCAGCACTCTCGCTCGCCGACCAGGGACACGTCATGGAGGTCGGCAGCATCGTCCTCTCCGGATCCGGCCAGGACCTCCTGCACGACGAATCGGTCCGCAAGGCGTACCTCGGCGAGGACTGA
- a CDS encoding ABC transporter ATP-binding protein: MTTDITTKGAAPGATAPGETVLDARGVTMRFGGLTAVRNVDLQVNSGEIVGLIGPNGAGKTTFFNCLTGLYTPTEGEVRYKGKVLPPQSFKVTAAGVARTFQNIRLFSNMTVLENVLVGRHTRTKEGLWSALVRGPGFKKAEKTSEDRAMELLEFIGLAAKRDHLARNLPYGEQRKLEIARALASEPGLLLLDEPTAGMNPQETRATEELVFAIRDMGIAVLVIEHDMRFIFNLCDRVAVLVQGEKLVEGDSATVQGDERVIAAYLGEPFEDAPGQEEVAEVEAAEAQADASTDAAPRKENDR, from the coding sequence ATGACTACCGACATCACCACCAAGGGCGCCGCCCCCGGCGCCACCGCACCCGGCGAAACCGTGCTCGACGCACGAGGCGTCACCATGCGCTTCGGCGGCCTCACCGCCGTACGCAACGTCGACCTCCAGGTCAACAGCGGAGAAATCGTCGGCCTCATCGGCCCCAACGGCGCCGGCAAGACCACGTTCTTCAACTGCCTCACCGGCCTCTACACCCCCACCGAGGGCGAGGTCCGCTACAAGGGCAAGGTTCTGCCGCCCCAGTCCTTCAAGGTCACGGCCGCCGGCGTCGCCCGCACCTTCCAGAACATCCGTCTCTTCTCCAACATGACGGTCCTGGAAAACGTGCTCGTCGGCCGCCACACCCGCACCAAAGAAGGACTCTGGTCCGCACTCGTACGCGGCCCCGGCTTCAAGAAGGCCGAAAAAACCAGCGAAGACCGCGCCATGGAACTCCTCGAGTTCATCGGCCTCGCCGCCAAGCGCGACCACCTCGCCAGGAACCTCCCCTACGGCGAACAGCGCAAGCTCGAAATCGCCCGCGCCCTCGCCAGCGAACCCGGCCTGCTCCTCCTCGACGAGCCCACCGCCGGAATGAACCCGCAGGAAACCCGGGCCACCGAGGAACTCGTCTTCGCCATCCGCGACATGGGCATCGCCGTCCTCGTCATCGAGCACGACATGCGGTTCATCTTCAACCTCTGCGACCGCGTCGCCGTCCTCGTCCAGGGCGAAAAACTCGTCGAAGGCGACAGCGCCACCGTCCAGGGCGACGAACGCGTCATCGCCGCCTACCTCGGCGAACCCTTCGAAGACGCACCCGGCCAGGAGGAGGTCGCCGAGGTCGAAGCCGCCGAGGCGCAGGCCGACGCCTCCACGGACGCCGCGCCCCGCAAGGAGAACGACCGATGA
- a CDS encoding branched-chain amino acid ABC transporter permease: MTTQTTSPQTPAKEPAGSTAGLIGIPPNIGRALATGGGILTIISTFLAWTWTAAFPGDLTVYGYPGGLQVLVLIGGALTTLFGLSSYGIKGLRWLTPAGADSAIKLAALAAFATAWYTIIAISTKLGGLANLEPGGWIVAVATLAALVGSLALPFQRPAPDPHDPDDTAWEQFRHQRRYDVTVVKAAFASGTTKPQAHKLPAYAEILVIVAALALGLTVFTYGIGTEYDEQFIGFLITAGLGFAAAAKAGLVNRLSALTSKHRNVTMIGAFVAAAAFPFTQSDDQYATIGVYILIFATVALGLNIVVGLAGLLDLGYVAFLGVGAYTAAMVSGSPSSPFDIHLPFWASALLGAAVAMVFGVLIGAPTLRLRGDYLAIVTLGFGEIFRITVLNMDGTSGPDITNGSNGISSIPNLNILGFDFGQEHTIAGFTIARFANYFLLMLLITLVVVVVFRRSGDSRIGRAWVAIREDETAALAMGINGFRVKLIAFALGAALAGLAGSVQAHVTYTVTPEQYQFAHVVPPNSAFLLAAVVLGGMGTISGPLVGAALLYLIPAKLQFLGDYQLLAFGLALVLLMRFRPEGLIPNRRRQLEFHEEAEAPTVLSKAGA; the protein is encoded by the coding sequence ATGACCACACAGACCACCAGCCCCCAGACGCCCGCCAAGGAGCCGGCCGGCTCCACCGCCGGACTCATCGGCATCCCCCCGAACATCGGACGCGCCCTCGCCACCGGCGGCGGCATCCTCACCATCATCTCCACCTTCCTCGCCTGGACCTGGACCGCCGCATTCCCCGGCGACCTCACCGTCTACGGCTACCCCGGCGGCCTGCAGGTCCTCGTCCTCATCGGCGGCGCCCTCACCACGCTCTTCGGCCTCTCCTCCTACGGCATCAAGGGCCTGCGCTGGCTCACCCCCGCAGGCGCCGACAGCGCCATCAAGCTCGCCGCGCTCGCAGCGTTCGCCACCGCCTGGTACACGATCATCGCGATCAGCACCAAACTCGGCGGCCTCGCCAACCTCGAACCCGGCGGCTGGATCGTGGCCGTCGCCACCCTCGCCGCCCTGGTCGGCTCACTCGCCCTGCCGTTCCAACGGCCGGCACCCGACCCCCACGACCCCGACGACACCGCCTGGGAGCAGTTCCGCCACCAGAGGCGGTACGACGTCACCGTCGTCAAGGCCGCCTTCGCCTCCGGCACCACCAAGCCCCAGGCCCACAAGCTCCCCGCATACGCCGAAATCCTCGTCATCGTCGCCGCACTGGCCCTCGGCCTGACCGTCTTCACCTACGGCATCGGCACCGAATACGACGAACAGTTCATCGGCTTCCTCATCACCGCGGGCCTGGGCTTCGCCGCCGCGGCCAAGGCCGGACTCGTCAACAGGCTCTCCGCACTCACCTCCAAGCACCGCAACGTCACCATGATCGGCGCGTTCGTCGCCGCCGCCGCATTCCCCTTCACCCAGTCCGACGACCAGTACGCGACCATCGGCGTCTACATCCTGATCTTCGCCACCGTCGCCCTCGGCCTCAACATCGTCGTCGGCCTCGCCGGACTCCTCGACCTCGGATACGTCGCCTTCCTCGGCGTCGGCGCCTACACCGCGGCCATGGTCTCCGGCTCCCCCTCCTCCCCCTTCGACATCCACCTGCCGTTCTGGGCCTCCGCCCTCCTCGGCGCAGCCGTCGCCATGGTCTTCGGCGTCCTCATCGGCGCCCCGACCCTCCGACTGCGCGGCGACTACCTCGCCATCGTCACCCTCGGCTTCGGTGAGATCTTCCGCATCACCGTCCTCAACATGGACGGCACCAGCGGACCCGACATCACCAACGGCTCCAACGGCATCTCCTCGATCCCGAACCTCAACATCCTCGGGTTCGACTTCGGCCAAGAACACACCATCGCCGGATTCACCATCGCGCGGTTCGCCAACTACTTCCTGCTGATGCTCCTCATCACGCTGGTCGTCGTGGTCGTCTTCCGCCGCAGCGGCGACTCCCGCATCGGCCGCGCCTGGGTCGCCATCCGCGAGGACGAGACCGCCGCGCTCGCCATGGGCATCAACGGCTTCCGCGTCAAGCTCATCGCCTTCGCCCTCGGCGCCGCACTCGCCGGCCTCGCCGGATCCGTCCAGGCACACGTCACCTACACCGTGACACCCGAGCAGTACCAGTTCGCCCACGTCGTCCCGCCCAACTCGGCCTTCCTGCTCGCAGCGGTCGTCCTCGGCGGCATGGGCACCATCAGCGGACCGCTCGTCGGCGCCGCACTGCTCTACCTGATCCCCGCCAAGCTCCAGTTCCTCGGCGACTACCAGCTCCTCGCCTTCGGCCTCGCGCTCGTCCTGCTGATGCGCTTCCGTCCGGAAGGCCTCATCCCGAACCGGCGCCGCCAGCTCGAATTCCACGAGGAAGCGGAAGCTCCCACAGTCCTCAGCAAGGCAGGGGCCTGA
- a CDS encoding branched-chain amino acid ABC transporter permease: protein MNELPQQLVNGLLLGSMYGLVAIGYTMVYGIVQLINFAHGEIFMTGAFGALTVYLYVLPDGTTMWIALPLMLVGAIFVAVTVAVGAERFAYRPLRTAPRLAPLITAIGLSLALQQAVWAWYPNAKSARTFPQIEGGPFEIGSVTIQTGDVFLFVAAPISMAVLAYFVMKTRTGRGMQATAQDPDTAKLMGINTDRIIVVAFALGAAFAAVGGLAYGLKYGQIDFRMGFILGLKAFTAAVLGGIGNIYGAMIGGVVLGLAETMATAYIADVPGMSQLGGQSWANVWAFVLLILVLLFRPQGLLGERVADRA from the coding sequence GTGAACGAACTGCCGCAGCAGCTGGTCAACGGCCTGCTACTGGGATCCATGTACGGGCTGGTCGCCATCGGCTACACGATGGTCTATGGCATCGTCCAGCTCATCAACTTCGCCCACGGCGAGATCTTCATGACCGGGGCCTTCGGCGCGCTCACGGTCTATCTGTACGTACTCCCCGACGGCACCACCATGTGGATCGCCCTGCCGCTCATGCTCGTCGGCGCCATCTTCGTCGCCGTCACCGTCGCAGTCGGAGCGGAACGATTCGCCTACCGCCCCCTGCGCACCGCACCACGCCTGGCCCCCCTCATCACCGCCATCGGCCTCTCCCTGGCCCTCCAGCAGGCGGTATGGGCCTGGTACCCCAACGCCAAGTCGGCGCGGACCTTCCCGCAGATCGAAGGCGGCCCCTTCGAGATCGGCAGCGTCACCATCCAGACCGGTGACGTCTTCCTCTTCGTCGCGGCCCCCATCAGCATGGCCGTCCTCGCCTACTTCGTCATGAAGACCCGGACCGGACGCGGCATGCAGGCCACCGCCCAGGACCCGGACACCGCCAAGCTCATGGGCATCAACACCGACCGCATCATCGTGGTCGCCTTCGCCCTCGGCGCCGCGTTCGCCGCCGTCGGAGGCCTCGCCTACGGCCTCAAGTACGGCCAGATCGACTTCCGCATGGGCTTCATCCTCGGCCTCAAGGCCTTCACCGCCGCCGTCCTCGGCGGCATCGGCAACATCTACGGAGCCATGATCGGCGGCGTCGTCCTCGGCCTCGCCGAGACCATGGCCACCGCCTACATCGCCGACGTCCCCGGCATGTCACAGCTCGGCGGCCAGTCCTGGGCCAACGTCTGGGCCTTCGTACTCCTCATCCTCGTGCTCCTCTTCAGGCCACAAGGCCTGCTCGGCGAGCGCGTCGCGGACAGGGCGTGA
- a CDS encoding branched-chain amino acid ABC transporter substrate-binding protein, with amino-acid sequence MRQRSLIAITAALAAGALTLTACGSRDEDGGGSDSNGGGTTVVIGVDAPLTGDLSALGLGIKNSVDLAAKTANKEKTVEGVTFKVEALDDQAQPSSGQQNATKLVADKDVLGVVGPLNSSVAESMQKVFDDAKLVEVSPANTNPALTQGTKWNGGEKARPYKSYFRTATTDAIQGPFAAQYVYNDAKKKSVYVIDDKKTYGAGLAATFTDEFKKLGGKVVGTQHIDPDTKDFSAVATQVKSSGADVVYYGGEYPQAGPLSKQIKAAGAKIPLVGGDGIYSADFIKLAGASGTGDLATSVGAPVEDLPSAKEFVASYKAAGYKEAYEAYGGYSYDSGWAIIEAVKKVVEDNDGKLPDDARAKVTEAMQGVSFDGVTGKVSFDEYGDATNKQLTVYSVEGGTWKPVKSGTYTG; translated from the coding sequence GTGCGTCAACGTTCGCTCATCGCCATCACCGCCGCGTTGGCGGCGGGAGCACTCACCCTCACCGCCTGCGGCTCGCGCGACGAGGACGGCGGCGGTTCGGACTCGAACGGCGGTGGAACCACCGTCGTCATCGGCGTCGACGCCCCGCTGACCGGCGACCTCTCCGCGCTGGGCCTCGGAATCAAGAACTCCGTGGACCTTGCGGCCAAGACGGCCAACAAGGAGAAGACCGTCGAAGGTGTCACCTTCAAGGTCGAGGCCCTCGACGACCAGGCGCAGCCCTCCTCGGGCCAGCAGAACGCCACCAAGCTGGTCGCCGACAAGGACGTCCTCGGCGTCGTCGGCCCCCTGAACTCCTCGGTCGCCGAGTCCATGCAGAAGGTCTTCGACGACGCCAAGCTCGTCGAGGTCTCCCCCGCCAACACCAACCCGGCCCTGACCCAGGGCACGAAGTGGAACGGCGGCGAGAAGGCCCGCCCGTACAAGTCGTACTTCCGCACCGCGACCACGGACGCCATCCAGGGCCCGTTCGCCGCGCAGTACGTCTACAACGACGCCAAGAAGAAGAGCGTCTACGTAATCGACGACAAGAAGACCTACGGTGCCGGCCTCGCCGCCACCTTCACCGACGAGTTCAAGAAGCTCGGCGGCAAGGTCGTCGGAACGCAGCACATCGACCCCGACACCAAGGACTTCTCCGCCGTCGCCACCCAGGTGAAGAGCTCCGGCGCCGACGTCGTCTACTACGGCGGCGAGTACCCGCAGGCCGGCCCGCTCAGCAAGCAGATCAAGGCCGCAGGCGCCAAGATCCCGCTGGTCGGCGGCGACGGCATCTACAGCGCCGACTTCATCAAGCTGGCCGGCGCCAGCGGCACCGGCGACCTCGCCACCTCGGTCGGCGCGCCCGTCGAGGACCTCCCCTCCGCCAAGGAGTTCGTCGCCAGCTACAAGGCCGCGGGCTACAAGGAGGCCTACGAGGCGTACGGCGGCTACTCCTACGACTCGGGCTGGGCGATCATCGAGGCCGTGAAGAAGGTCGTCGAGGACAACGACGGCAAGCTTCCGGACGACGCCCGCGCCAAGGTCACCGAGGCCATGCAGGGTGTCTCCTTCGACGGCGTGACCGGCAAGGTCTCCTTCGACGAGTACGGCGACGCCACCAACAAGCAGCTCACCGTCTACTCCGTCGAGGGTGGCACCTGGAAGCCGGTGAAGTCCGGCACGTACACAGGCTGA
- a CDS encoding Tat pathway signal sequence domain protein, protein MSGVGPVEPGEGTRARDTVEPVPPLLPGTPRERLTSLYARHRRAVLASATAVALVGGGGYLFATRPHDPPPPEAPYPSQAVAITYLGKEGPTANAPDRSFSFAVKVTALSGPTITIVRISQPYASLSLTSVPPPPFRTKPGFGHKIVVTMHVTECANVPSNAALPFLDVTLRNTRAIEDHSFILGERYAHDLSGALQVACSNDSRSAPKQ, encoded by the coding sequence TTGAGCGGCGTCGGTCCGGTCGAGCCGGGCGAGGGCACGCGCGCGCGGGACACCGTCGAGCCGGTGCCGCCGCTCCTCCCCGGGACCCCACGCGAGCGTCTGACGAGCCTGTACGCCCGGCATCGCCGTGCCGTGCTCGCATCCGCCACGGCGGTCGCCCTCGTCGGGGGCGGCGGCTACCTCTTCGCGACCCGGCCCCACGATCCGCCGCCGCCCGAAGCGCCCTACCCGTCCCAGGCGGTGGCCATCACCTACCTCGGCAAGGAGGGCCCGACCGCGAACGCTCCGGACAGAAGCTTCAGCTTCGCGGTGAAGGTCACCGCACTGTCCGGACCCACGATCACCATCGTGCGCATCTCGCAGCCCTACGCGAGCCTCTCGCTGACGTCGGTTCCGCCCCCGCCGTTCCGGACCAAGCCCGGTTTCGGTCACAAGATCGTCGTCACGATGCATGTCACGGAATGCGCGAATGTGCCGTCAAACGCCGCTCTCCCTTTCCTGGACGTAACTCTGCGTAATACGCGCGCAATAGAAGACCACAGCTTCATCCTGGGCGAGCGCTATGCGCACGACCTCTCAGGGGCCCTTCAAGTAGCCTGTAGCAACGACTCCCGGTCAGCACCAAAACAGTAG
- a CDS encoding PaaI family thioesterase: MGEQHHAKFPQEVIDEYAALGVDLVAMFSAGHLGARMGVEVVEASADRVVGTMPVEGNTQPYGLLHGGASAVLAETLGSVGAMLHGGSSKIAVGVDLNCTHHRGARSGLVTGVATPLHRGRSTATYEIVISDEDGRRVCSARLTCLLRDVNPSDAQRVDATN; encoded by the coding sequence ATGGGCGAGCAGCACCACGCGAAATTCCCGCAAGAGGTCATCGACGAGTACGCGGCGCTCGGCGTGGACCTGGTCGCCATGTTCTCCGCCGGACACCTCGGCGCGCGCATGGGCGTCGAGGTCGTCGAGGCCTCCGCGGACCGCGTGGTGGGCACCATGCCGGTCGAGGGCAACACCCAGCCGTACGGGCTCCTGCACGGCGGCGCCTCCGCCGTGCTCGCCGAGACGCTCGGCTCGGTCGGCGCCATGCTGCACGGCGGCAGCTCCAAGATCGCCGTCGGCGTCGACCTGAACTGCACCCACCACCGGGGCGCCCGTTCCGGCCTGGTGACCGGAGTGGCCACGCCCCTGCACCGGGGCCGCTCGACGGCCACGTACGAGATCGTGATCAGTGACGAGGACGGCAGGCGGGTGTGCAGTGCGCGGCTGACGTGCCTGCTGCGCGATGTGAATCCGAGCGACGCGCAGCGCGTCGACGCGACGAACTGA
- a CDS encoding FdhF/YdeP family oxidoreductase, giving the protein MAGKPPQSDPVQDAPQVAGPKHAAAGLPAVGHSLRMAQQQMGVKRTALTLLRVNQKDGFDCPGCAWPEPEHRHTAEFCENGAKAVAEEATLRRVTPDFFAAHTVADLATRSGYWLGQQGRLTQPMYLAEGAERYEAVPWERAFDIIAEELTGLASPDEALFYTSGRTSNEAAFLYQLFAREFGTNNLPDCSNMCHESSGSALNETIGIGKGSVLLEDLYKADLIIVAGQNPGTNHPRMLSALEKAKAGGARIITVNPLPEAGMERFKNPQTPQGMFKGAALTDLFLQIRIGGDQALFRLLNKLILETEGAVDESFVGEHTHGYEEFTEAARAADWDETLTATGLTREQIDEALRMVLASERTIVCWAMGLTQHKHSVPTIREVVNFLLLRGNIGRPGAGVCPVRGHSNVQGDRTMGIFERPAPAFLDALEKEFGFAPPRGHGYDVVRAIRAMRDDKAKVFFAMGGNFVSASPDTEVTEAAMRRARLTVHVSTKLNRSHAVTGARALILPTLGRTERDLQGGGEQFVTVEDSMGMVHASRGRLEPASEHLLSEPAIVSRLARRVLGDESRTPWEEFEKDYATVRDRIARVIPGFEDFNARVADPNGFALPHAPRDERRFPTATGKANFTAAPVEYPKLPKGRLLLQTLRSHDQYNTTIYGLDDRYRGIKNGRRVVLVNPEDARELGLADGSYTDLVGEWKDGVERRAPGFRVVHYPTARGCAAAYYPETNVLVPLDATADTSNTPASKSVVVRLEQSAAN; this is encoded by the coding sequence ATGGCCGGCAAGCCGCCCCAGAGTGATCCGGTTCAGGACGCGCCGCAGGTCGCCGGCCCGAAGCACGCCGCCGCCGGACTGCCCGCAGTCGGGCACAGCCTGCGCATGGCCCAGCAGCAGATGGGTGTGAAGCGCACGGCACTGACGCTGCTGCGGGTCAATCAGAAGGACGGCTTCGACTGCCCCGGCTGCGCCTGGCCGGAGCCTGAGCACCGGCACACGGCGGAGTTCTGCGAGAACGGCGCGAAGGCGGTCGCCGAGGAGGCCACGCTGCGCCGCGTGACCCCGGACTTCTTCGCCGCGCACACGGTCGCCGACCTCGCGACCCGCAGCGGCTACTGGCTGGGCCAGCAGGGCCGTCTCACCCAGCCCATGTATCTCGCGGAGGGCGCCGAGCGCTACGAGGCGGTGCCCTGGGAGCGTGCCTTCGACATCATCGCCGAGGAGCTCACCGGCCTGGCCTCCCCCGACGAGGCGCTGTTCTACACCTCGGGGCGCACCAGCAACGAGGCGGCGTTCCTGTACCAGCTGTTCGCCCGCGAGTTCGGCACGAACAACCTGCCGGACTGCTCCAACATGTGCCACGAGTCGTCGGGTTCCGCGCTCAACGAGACCATCGGCATCGGCAAGGGCAGCGTCCTCCTGGAGGACCTCTACAAGGCCGACCTGATCATCGTCGCCGGGCAGAACCCGGGCACGAACCACCCGCGCATGCTCTCCGCCCTGGAGAAGGCGAAGGCGGGCGGCGCGAGGATCATCACCGTGAACCCGCTGCCCGAGGCGGGCATGGAGCGCTTCAAGAACCCGCAGACCCCCCAGGGCATGTTCAAGGGCGCCGCGCTCACCGACCTGTTCCTGCAGATCCGCATCGGCGGCGACCAGGCCCTCTTCCGCCTCCTGAACAAGCTGATCCTGGAGACCGAGGGCGCCGTCGACGAGTCGTTCGTCGGCGAACACACCCACGGCTACGAGGAGTTCACCGAGGCCGCCCGCGCCGCCGACTGGGACGAGACGCTCACCGCGACAGGCCTCACGCGCGAGCAGATCGACGAGGCCCTGCGCATGGTCCTCGCCTCCGAGCGCACCATCGTCTGCTGGGCCATGGGTCTCACCCAGCACAAGCACTCCGTGCCGACCATCCGCGAGGTCGTCAACTTCCTGCTGCTGCGCGGCAACATCGGCCGCCCGGGCGCGGGCGTATGCCCGGTCCGCGGCCATTCGAACGTGCAGGGCGACCGCACGATGGGCATCTTCGAGCGCCCCGCGCCCGCCTTCCTGGACGCCCTGGAGAAGGAGTTCGGCTTCGCCCCGCCGCGCGGCCACGGCTACGACGTCGTACGGGCCATCCGCGCGATGCGCGACGACAAGGCCAAGGTCTTCTTCGCGATGGGCGGCAACTTCGTGTCGGCCTCCCCCGACACCGAGGTCACCGAGGCGGCGATGCGCCGCGCCCGCCTCACCGTCCATGTGTCGACGAAGCTCAACCGCTCGCACGCCGTCACGGGCGCGCGTGCCCTCATCCTGCCGACCCTCGGCCGCACCGAGCGCGATCTGCAGGGCGGTGGCGAGCAGTTCGTGACCGTCGAGGACTCCATGGGCATGGTGCACGCCTCACGCGGCCGCCTGGAGCCCGCGAGCGAGCACCTGCTGTCCGAGCCCGCCATCGTGTCCCGCCTCGCCCGCCGCGTCCTCGGCGACGAATCCCGCACGCCCTGGGAGGAGTTCGAGAAGGACTACGCCACGGTCCGCGACCGCATCGCGAGGGTGATCCCGGGCTTCGAGGACTTCAACGCGCGCGTGGCCGACCCGAACGGCTTCGCCCTGCCGCACGCCCCGCGCGACGAGCGCCGCTTCCCCACCGCCACCGGAAAGGCCAACTTCACGGCCGCGCCCGTCGAGTACCCGAAGCTCCCGAAGGGCCGGCTCCTCCTGCAGACCCTGCGCTCGCACGACCAGTACAACACCACGATCTACGGCCTGGACGACCGCTACAGGGGCATCAAGAACGGCCGGCGGGTCGTCCTCGTCAACCCCGAGGACGCCCGCGAGCTCGGCCTCGCCGACGGCTCGTACACCGATCTGGTCGGCGAGTGGAAGGACGGCGTGGAGCGGCGCGCCCCCGGTTTCCGGGTCGTGCACTACCCGACGGCCCGCGGCTGCGCGGCCGCGTACTACCCGGAGACGAACGTCCTGGTGCCGCTGGACGCCACCGCCGACACCAGCAACACGCCCGCCAGCAAGTCCGTCGTCGTGCGTCTGGAACAATCGGCAGCCAACTGA